From Candidatus Pedobacter colombiensis, one genomic window encodes:
- a CDS encoding alpha-L-fucosidase, translated as MKLNLIRKTILVFAFAGSVVTPVCAQTMDEMWDSNVSGKENPNLKWFKEAKFGMFIHWGLYAKLAGEWKDKRYYGSGEWIMNQAKIPVAEYRQVAQTFNPVKFNADEWAQLAKDAGIKYMVITAKHHEGFSMFDSKVTDFNIVNATPYKKDPMKALSEATRKRGIQFGFYYSQFQDWYEPNGGKNTWDFDESKKDYQKYYREKAVPQLKELLTNYGPLGIIWFDTPGGMTKEQTQSFVNELRVLQPKSLFSSRVGQGLGDYRDFGDSEVPATPIKGAWESIYTHNDSWGYIKHDMNFKTPTEIIRLLANVASKGGNLMLNVGPDGEGNIPEYSVKFLRETGKWLEKNGESIYSSTYGLIPAQPWGVSTSKPGKQYLHVLQRPENGQLFIPDFKGQVSKVYALVDHKNLVWKKVGDDISIELPAFDAANTVFVMEYSGKIGDYDLNVPITVSNQFKENIVEATFAKLKGNAQIKSLTYSHYYGDWKHTVCVTDMKSKADEADFRIRVTEPGIYKITLEYSCSPESAKQEGIMKVNNQEFLFRTLRTSEFDKKAPLPFIKHTIATTTFRNAGVYTITVNPLQNGVELFKLKSVMLEPVK; from the coding sequence ATGAAATTGAATCTTATTCGTAAAACTATCCTTGTATTTGCTTTTGCAGGTAGCGTCGTAACCCCTGTTTGTGCACAAACTATGGATGAGATGTGGGACAGCAACGTATCTGGTAAAGAAAATCCCAATTTGAAATGGTTTAAAGAAGCTAAATTCGGCATGTTTATTCATTGGGGATTGTACGCTAAACTTGCCGGCGAATGGAAGGATAAACGCTATTATGGAAGTGGAGAATGGATTATGAATCAGGCTAAAATACCTGTTGCTGAATATAGACAGGTAGCTCAAACTTTTAATCCGGTTAAATTTAATGCTGATGAATGGGCTCAATTGGCAAAGGATGCCGGCATTAAATACATGGTGATTACCGCAAAGCACCATGAAGGTTTTTCTATGTTTGATTCTAAAGTGACTGATTTTAATATTGTAAACGCGACTCCTTATAAAAAGGATCCGATGAAAGCACTTTCTGAAGCAACGCGAAAAAGAGGGATTCAATTTGGGTTTTACTATTCACAGTTTCAGGATTGGTATGAGCCAAATGGGGGTAAAAATACATGGGATTTTGATGAGTCGAAAAAAGATTACCAAAAGTATTATAGAGAAAAAGCGGTTCCGCAGTTGAAGGAATTATTAACTAATTATGGTCCACTGGGTATTATATGGTTTGATACTCCTGGCGGAATGACCAAAGAACAAACACAAAGCTTTGTAAATGAATTGAGGGTTTTACAGCCTAAAAGCTTATTCAGCAGTCGAGTAGGTCAAGGCTTAGGCGATTATCGTGATTTTGGTGATTCTGAAGTGCCAGCGACACCTATTAAAGGTGCCTGGGAGTCAATTTATACCCACAATGACTCCTGGGGCTACATCAAGCATGATATGAATTTTAAAACGCCGACAGAAATTATCAGACTGCTTGCTAATGTGGCCTCCAAAGGTGGCAATCTGATGTTGAATGTCGGACCAGATGGTGAAGGTAATATTCCTGAGTATTCAGTTAAATTTTTACGTGAAACTGGTAAATGGTTGGAGAAAAATGGAGAGAGTATTTACAGTAGCACTTACGGACTGATTCCTGCTCAACCATGGGGTGTAAGTACTTCAAAACCGGGTAAACAGTATTTGCATGTACTGCAGAGACCCGAAAATGGTCAACTGTTTATTCCTGATTTTAAGGGGCAGGTTTCTAAAGTATATGCTTTAGTGGATCACAAGAATCTTGTCTGGAAAAAAGTAGGTGATGATATTTCGATCGAATTACCTGCATTTGATGCAGCAAATACGGTGTTTGTAATGGAATATTCAGGTAAAATTGGAGATTATGATTTAAACGTTCCAATTACTGTTTCTAATCAATTTAAAGAAAATATAGTAGAGGCAACATTTGCCAAATTGAAAGGTAATGCACAAATAAAAAGCTTAACCTATAGTCACTATTATGGCGATTGGAAGCATACAGTTTGCGTAACTGATATGAAGAGCAAGGCTGATGAAGCCGATTTTAGGATTCGAGTAACGGAGCCTGGGATATATAAAATCACTTTGGAATACTCTTGTTCGCCGGAAAGTGCTAAACAGGAGGGAATTATGAAAGTCAATAATCAGGAGTTTCTTTTCCGGACTTTACGTACTTCAGAGTTTGATAAAAAGGCACCATTGCCATTTATTAAACACACTATTGCGACAACCACATTTCGTAATGCCGGTGTTTACACGATTACAGTAAATCCTTTGCAAAATGGAGTTGAACTATTTAAGTTGAAGTCAGTAATGTTGGAGCCAGTAAAATAA
- a CDS encoding trehalose hydrolase — MTTKSLLMLMASLVLCFTKNSKAQEIYAGRYKAVFTNAPQRVPTSKTPDAPLAGNGDIGLTLGGSPDKLALYLGKNDFWRAYPVYPGGGIALPGWLEVSISALQGANYYAEQILDKAFIKGEFTKDQLKVSLKAWVTATHNTVVAEFTASNACNLKLGLKSTKGNTSVNTAGIDGNVIWVTRSFENTPLLEWPSHVAMALKVLGANVDKDGMVNLQPNQKVILTITMYTNHDRKDWKEATIKTAHNLTENKISEMQGEHERWWKDFWSQSKVEIGDPFIEKYYYASQYLFGATSRGNKFAPGIWGPFVTRDSTSWGGDYHLNYNYQAPYWASYSSNHLDESANFDQPLLDYMAKGKEHAKTLLQLKGIYYPVGIGPKGLVTTRWPLTPDEMEKRYATRENTIDGGYKFLGQKINAVFSVGNMLMRFYSTYDKAYAQKIYPYMLECANFWEDYLKFENGRYVIYMDHYGEVMPNLKNNGKWRDQLGDFNSTLSVGLVKMLFKGMIDVSTFLNVDVSRVPKWKHIVKHMSDFTVGEVDGRLSLKSVEKSPSAWHSRIGGLARVSIHGLILPGGVCGPKTDSAFNRILLSDVTRWKERMKGPGEWANTLGNGIETCFPAAVRVGYDSDEILKQLKDRINIQSLPNLWITAEGGGIETLAAVPLTINEMMMQSYEHIIRIFPNWNRSKDASFDQLRAYGAFLVSSRLEKGEIKHVTLLSEAGRTCNIDNPWPGKKVQLVRNGQKAELLSGKTFAFHTKMGESMQMSVEE, encoded by the coding sequence ATGACAACCAAATCTCTGTTAATGCTCATGGCCTCATTAGTATTGTGCTTTACAAAAAATAGCAAAGCACAGGAAATTTATGCAGGACGATATAAGGCTGTTTTTACAAATGCACCTCAGCGTGTACCCACCTCAAAAACGCCTGATGCACCATTAGCAGGAAACGGAGATATTGGTTTAACCCTTGGCGGTAGCCCGGATAAACTAGCACTTTATCTTGGGAAAAATGATTTCTGGCGAGCCTACCCGGTTTACCCGGGGGGTGGAATAGCCTTGCCTGGATGGTTAGAAGTGAGTATTAGCGCCCTTCAAGGCGCTAATTACTATGCAGAGCAAATTTTGGATAAAGCCTTTATAAAAGGAGAATTTACTAAAGATCAACTTAAAGTGTCATTGAAAGCCTGGGTAACTGCTACTCACAATACAGTGGTGGCCGAATTTACAGCCAGCAATGCCTGTAATTTGAAGCTTGGACTAAAATCTACGAAAGGGAATACATCTGTTAATACAGCAGGAATAGATGGAAATGTGATTTGGGTAACCCGGTCTTTTGAAAATACGCCATTGCTGGAATGGCCGTCGCATGTAGCAATGGCTTTAAAGGTATTGGGTGCAAATGTGGATAAGGATGGGATGGTGAATTTGCAACCAAACCAAAAGGTTATCCTCACCATTACCATGTATACCAATCATGACCGTAAAGATTGGAAAGAAGCTACTATAAAAACGGCGCATAACTTAACGGAAAATAAAATTTCTGAAATGCAGGGTGAGCATGAGCGTTGGTGGAAGGATTTTTGGAGCCAATCTAAAGTAGAAATTGGAGATCCATTTATAGAAAAATACTACTACGCCTCACAGTATTTATTTGGTGCTACATCCAGAGGCAATAAATTTGCTCCTGGTATCTGGGGACCATTTGTAACGCGAGATTCTACTTCATGGGGTGGTGACTATCATCTCAATTACAATTATCAAGCTCCTTATTGGGCATCCTATTCTTCCAATCATCTGGATGAAAGTGCCAATTTTGATCAGCCTTTGCTGGATTATATGGCCAAGGGAAAAGAACATGCAAAAACCTTGTTGCAACTAAAAGGAATTTATTACCCTGTCGGCATAGGACCAAAGGGACTTGTAACCACTCGCTGGCCTCTAACACCTGATGAAATGGAAAAACGATATGCAACACGGGAGAATACCATAGATGGAGGCTATAAATTTTTGGGACAAAAGATCAATGCCGTATTTAGTGTAGGCAATATGTTAATGCGTTTTTATAGCACTTATGATAAAGCCTATGCTCAAAAAATCTATCCTTATATGCTTGAGTGCGCAAATTTTTGGGAGGATTATTTAAAGTTTGAAAATGGCAGATATGTAATTTATATGGACCATTATGGAGAGGTAATGCCAAACCTGAAAAATAATGGAAAATGGCGTGATCAGTTGGGGGATTTTAACTCTACGTTGTCAGTTGGGCTTGTAAAAATGCTTTTTAAGGGAATGATAGATGTTAGTACTTTTTTAAATGTAGATGTTTCAAGAGTCCCTAAATGGAAGCATATCGTAAAGCATATGAGTGATTTCACTGTTGGCGAAGTCGATGGTAGATTGAGTCTGAAAAGTGTAGAGAAAAGCCCCTCGGCCTGGCATAGCCGGATCGGTGGATTGGCCAGAGTTTCGATTCATGGCTTGATCCTTCCCGGGGGCGTATGTGGACCGAAAACAGACTCAGCTTTTAACCGTATTCTGTTAAGTGATGTAACTCGATGGAAAGAAAGAATGAAGGGGCCGGGAGAATGGGCCAATACACTGGGAAATGGTATTGAAACTTGCTTTCCGGCTGCTGTGAGAGTAGGTTATGATTCAGATGAGATTTTAAAACAATTAAAAGACAGGATCAACATACAATCACTTCCTAATCTATGGATAACTGCCGAAGGTGGTGGAATAGAAACGTTGGCCGCCGTTCCGCTAACTATAAATGAGATGATGATGCAGAGTTATGAACATATTATTCGAATTTTTCCGAACTGGAACAGATCCAAAGATGCAAGCTTTGATCAGTTAAGAGCTTATGGTGCATTTTTGGTAAGCAGCCGCTTGGAAAAAGGCGAAATCAAGCATGTAACTCTGTTAAGTGAAGCTGGACGGACCTGTAATATAGATAATCCCTGGCCCGGGAAAAAGGTGCAGCTGGTTCGAAATGGACAAAAAGCTGAGTTGCTTTCAGGTAAAACCTTTGCATTCCATACAAAGATGGGCGAATCCATGCAAATGAGTGTCGAGGAATAA
- a CDS encoding glycoside hydrolase family 97 N-terminal domain-containing protein — protein MLKINFMLSLLLLVTAKAFSVDTQAIQSPDKKVIFKVSIQNNCLNYTIFYKDKPVIEPSAIRMLIDGTVITDQVKIGKMDRYQLDETYPWYGGHSLAHNHYNGGKILISKGAVNYTLDVRVFNDGAAFRLIVPGKITDKRVADEATVFTLPKGTTAWYHDLYMHYEGVYGKKNMDTVKAGEWAAPAITCQLAANGVYLAVTEADLKNYGGMALQTNGNKGLVLRLPQNQPTSYPYKLRYSPEDTLRLSKPAVIDGTITTPWRIIMIAEDLNRLVNNDMVHNLCPPPDKKIFPQGIKTDWIKPGPAVWKYLDDGGEGTLANMKEYSKLAAELGFKHNILEGFWNKWSDSDIKALVDYSKPKEVEIWLWEHSKNLRETNKRRAFFKRCHNLGIGGLKIDFFDHEAKEVVDLYQAILKETAELKIMVDFHGANKPTGQERTWPNELTREAVKGMEASKLADRAGHNVTLPFTRFIAGHAEYTPVHFGERRKNTTWAHQVASAAILTAPLLTYAASPQHLLTNPAVEMIRSIPSVWDETIVLPGSAIGEAAIYARRKGNTWFLAVMNGAKPKVLNIALSFLGEGVFKTLEVSDVQGDSGALKVKKGSVSKKDIIHLDLVEGGGYITKFMK, from the coding sequence ATGCTCAAAATCAATTTTATGCTTTCGCTGTTACTTCTTGTAACGGCGAAAGCTTTTTCTGTGGATACCCAGGCTATTCAAAGTCCGGATAAGAAAGTGATCTTTAAGGTTTCCATTCAAAATAACTGCTTAAATTATACCATATTTTATAAGGATAAGCCTGTTATTGAGCCATCGGCGATTCGAATGCTGATTGATGGGACAGTGATTACCGATCAGGTTAAAATTGGTAAAATGGATAGGTATCAGCTTGATGAAACGTATCCCTGGTATGGGGGACATTCTTTAGCACATAACCATTATAATGGTGGCAAAATTTTGATTTCAAAAGGTGCTGTTAATTACACTTTAGATGTGCGTGTTTTTAATGATGGAGCGGCTTTCAGGTTAATTGTTCCGGGAAAAATTACTGATAAGAGAGTAGCTGACGAGGCTACTGTGTTTACCTTACCTAAAGGGACTACGGCCTGGTATCACGATCTTTATATGCACTATGAAGGTGTGTATGGAAAGAAAAATATGGATACTGTAAAAGCGGGAGAATGGGCTGCACCCGCAATTACTTGTCAGCTTGCTGCGAATGGTGTTTATTTAGCGGTAACAGAAGCTGATCTTAAAAATTATGGAGGTATGGCTTTACAAACCAATGGGAACAAAGGCCTGGTATTGCGCTTGCCGCAAAATCAGCCCACTTCATATCCTTATAAATTACGCTATAGTCCGGAAGATACCTTAAGGCTTTCAAAGCCAGCAGTTATTGATGGGACAATTACAACACCATGGCGGATAATTATGATAGCTGAGGATTTGAATAGATTGGTAAATAACGATATGGTGCATAATCTTTGTCCGCCACCGGATAAAAAAATATTTCCGCAAGGCATTAAAACGGATTGGATAAAACCGGGTCCGGCAGTATGGAAATACCTTGATGATGGGGGCGAAGGAACACTGGCCAATATGAAAGAATACTCCAAATTGGCTGCTGAGTTGGGCTTTAAGCACAATATACTGGAAGGTTTTTGGAATAAATGGAGTGATAGTGACATTAAAGCACTTGTTGATTATTCTAAACCAAAAGAGGTAGAAATATGGTTATGGGAGCATTCCAAAAATTTAAGGGAGACTAATAAAAGGCGGGCTTTCTTTAAGCGATGCCACAATTTGGGAATTGGTGGATTGAAGATTGACTTTTTTGATCATGAAGCCAAAGAAGTTGTTGATTTATACCAGGCGATACTTAAAGAAACCGCTGAATTGAAGATAATGGTTGATTTTCATGGTGCCAATAAACCAACCGGACAGGAAAGAACCTGGCCCAATGAATTGACACGTGAGGCTGTTAAAGGAATGGAAGCCAGTAAGCTGGCAGATAGAGCAGGCCATAATGTTACACTTCCTTTTACCCGTTTTATAGCCGGCCATGCAGAATATACGCCTGTTCATTTTGGCGAACGTCGTAAGAATACCACCTGGGCACATCAGGTGGCTAGCGCTGCAATTTTAACAGCTCCGTTACTTACCTATGCAGCTAGTCCGCAACATTTATTGACTAACCCGGCCGTAGAAATGATAAGGAGTATTCCATCTGTATGGGACGAAACCATCGTTTTACCGGGCTCAGCAATCGGTGAAGCTGCAATATATGCCCGCAGGAAAGGCAATACCTGGTTTTTAGCGGTTATGAATGGAGCAAAGCCCAAGGTATTGAATATTGCTTTGTCTTTTTTAGGAGAAGGGGTATTTAAGACACTGGAAGTTAGTGATGTGCAGGGGGATTCAGGAGCGTTGAAAGTAAAGAAAGGATCGGTAAGTAAAAAGGATATTATCCATTTGGATTTGGTTGAAGGTGGGGGGTATATTACTAAATTTATGAAATAA
- a CDS encoding RagB/SusD family nutrient uptake outer membrane protein: protein MSTLVFSCKKTLDTSPLTNPDSANFWKTEGEANKALIACYYKLKEPIFSNGPGQSGNFLFWEALSDNASNTSNYEAFDIVMRGEHNSATTGIVSKTFTFGFQGIAYCNYFLNNIDRVPGMTDLNRNKMKGEALFLRAFYYNELAQLYGDLPIILSPATLDGDFMKTPRSPKADVVTQMLKDLNLAISYLPNSAYTDGRAVRGSAIALKTRVLLNNQRYGDAADAAWSLIGDPANPFQLSDNYAGIFFGNQTNNKEIMFSVQFKAPDDYHSLDQVIGARMSVFPTVELRNAYEPNDPRRKMTIFEAGDPWAYNPGGFKQTGSTAEGQIPYTTMAFKKWVNTSINNASGATLSDQHMVKIRYADLLLMYAEAMFENGQGADPRALKALNDVRGRVGVNMPQKLVLTREIIRNERRVELAFEGLRYNDLIRWKIADQVIPTIAYDAKGTKRKFKSYLFPIPLSQMDIMTGIWTQNTDF from the coding sequence ATGAGCACTTTAGTGTTTTCATGCAAGAAGACCCTTGATACCTCTCCGCTTACAAATCCAGATTCTGCAAATTTCTGGAAAACGGAAGGAGAAGCAAACAAGGCATTAATAGCTTGTTATTACAAGCTAAAAGAACCCATTTTTTCCAATGGACCAGGGCAAAGTGGTAATTTCCTTTTCTGGGAAGCCTTATCTGATAATGCTTCAAATACATCCAATTATGAAGCCTTTGACATTGTGATGAGGGGCGAACACAACTCTGCAACAACAGGAATCGTGAGTAAAACATTTACATTTGGTTTTCAAGGTATTGCTTACTGCAACTATTTTTTGAACAACATAGACCGCGTTCCGGGAATGACAGATTTAAACCGCAATAAAATGAAAGGGGAAGCTTTGTTTTTAAGGGCTTTTTACTATAATGAACTTGCACAACTATATGGTGATTTACCAATAATTTTATCGCCTGCTACATTAGATGGGGATTTTATGAAAACACCAAGATCTCCAAAAGCAGATGTAGTCACGCAGATGCTTAAGGATTTGAATTTAGCAATTTCTTATTTGCCAAATTCAGCTTATACTGACGGTCGTGCAGTTAGAGGTTCTGCAATTGCATTAAAAACCAGAGTTTTATTAAATAATCAACGATATGGAGACGCTGCTGATGCAGCTTGGTCTTTAATTGGTGATCCTGCAAACCCCTTCCAGCTTTCTGATAACTATGCGGGTATCTTTTTTGGTAATCAAACCAATAATAAAGAGATCATGTTTTCTGTGCAATTTAAAGCTCCTGATGATTATCACTCGTTAGATCAGGTAATTGGTGCCCGGATGTCGGTTTTCCCAACTGTAGAGTTGAGAAATGCTTATGAACCAAATGATCCGCGTAGGAAAATGACCATATTTGAAGCCGGAGATCCATGGGCATACAATCCGGGAGGTTTTAAACAAACAGGAAGTACTGCTGAAGGACAGATCCCTTATACCACGATGGCTTTTAAAAAATGGGTAAACACCTCCATAAACAATGCTTCGGGTGCAACATTAAGTGATCAGCACATGGTAAAGATCCGTTATGCCGATTTATTATTAATGTATGCAGAGGCCATGTTTGAAAATGGACAGGGGGCTGATCCGCGTGCACTAAAAGCATTAAATGATGTAAGGGGAAGAGTTGGGGTTAATATGCCACAAAAATTAGTGCTGACCCGAGAAATCATTAGAAATGAACGTAGGGTAGAACTGGCATTTGAGGGCTTACGGTACAATGATCTTATCAGGTGGAAAATTGCAGATCAGGTAATTCCTACTATCGCTTATGATGCTAAAGGAACAAAAAGAAAATTCAAATCTTATCTTTTCCCAATTCCGCTTAGTCAAATGGATATTATGACGGGAATTTGGACACAGAATACTGACTTTTAA
- a CDS encoding TonB-dependent receptor, with protein sequence MKFTTILLLTAFLQFAHAGKAQRITFSQRNASLEDVFKEIRKQSGFDFFYDVEDIRKAKRIDLSVKNETLEEVLKRCFENQPFTYILKDKAVIIKDNEQFITNVRSSIQKMELKGKVTDENGLSLPGVSIKLKGTNIGAMTDANGNYALILPDGSGTLVFTFIGFAQQEIPVNNRSVINVVLKEESSALSEIVVVGYGTQKKVNLTGAVSNVSGTELTTRQAPNTTALLQGRMPGVQVVQNSGQPGAEKATIQIRGQGTFSGAGNDPLVLIDGIEGSLNSVNPNQIESISVLKDAASAAIYGSRAANGVVLVTTKAGKSGRLNVDYSYNFGSQRATTISERITNSVQFMELLNKAIAHTGTSGSQTYTPEEIELYRQGAITNPAQYPSYDWLDAIFRKAPMQQHYLSVNGGKEGTTYNFGLGYLDQDGILIATGYKKYDAQFNFKTSLNNKVTFGTNIAFSTGNMHETALNNNFDGNPTEDQILSALAAHPTFTPKLPDGSGRYAAKAFIREGGNKNPIATAENGGRFLKNYYTLASAFLDVDILPGLKGEIKGAVKYNDKQTKVDVIGIPGYMFLPDATGQYLYNTQWNGTVGENNLTVRNEKDVQYTVFGTLNYTKTFNEVHNFSALLGVSQETFRYDRLQGFKRNAPSSELIELGAYSPGGQLADGFAFEWALQSLFGRVNYNYKEKYLLEGNFRYDGSSRFPTGNKWGFFPSASAGWRLSQEDFLKPVKWVDNLKLRGSWGQVGNQNINRALNGEQMPYPYEEVLNPVSYNIGGSLQQGVTQTDLINRNITWETTTITDIGLDFSLFKGSLFGTIDVYSKNTTNILRALQVPDFIGVAGPTVNRGQMNNKGLELSLGYENKVGDFHYKVTGNFETYRNKVVKFGTREINSSNGTITQEGLPYNSYYMYVFDGIYQNQAEINNGPTPIVKTLPGDMKYKDINGDGKITTDDRVVVGGAFPKFNYGMTFNFDYKDFDLSFFLQGVQGRKIYVREWGIAPFRQGSPPPKFWENAWDGEGTSNTIPHIFNENYAPDTQVSDWWLQDASYLRLKNIQLGYNFPVKLINHAKIHALRLYVSGDNLVTFTNFFKGSDPERAAANGRAAIYPQAKIYSFGVKVTL encoded by the coding sequence ATGAAATTTACAACAATTTTATTGCTCACGGCCTTTTTGCAGTTTGCACATGCCGGCAAGGCACAACGCATCACTTTTTCGCAAAGAAATGCCAGTCTGGAGGATGTATTTAAAGAAATCCGTAAGCAAAGTGGTTTTGATTTCTTTTATGATGTAGAGGATATCAGAAAAGCAAAACGGATTGACCTTTCCGTAAAAAATGAAACGCTTGAAGAAGTCTTGAAAAGATGCTTCGAAAATCAGCCATTTACCTATATTTTGAAGGATAAAGCTGTGATTATTAAAGACAATGAGCAGTTTATAACCAATGTTAGAAGTTCTATACAAAAAATGGAACTTAAAGGCAAAGTTACGGATGAGAATGGCTTAAGTTTACCTGGAGTAAGTATAAAACTTAAGGGCACCAACATAGGCGCAATGACTGATGCTAATGGTAATTATGCTTTAATATTGCCAGATGGATCAGGTACCCTTGTTTTTACCTTTATAGGCTTCGCTCAGCAGGAAATTCCTGTGAATAACAGAAGTGTTATCAATGTAGTTTTAAAAGAAGAGAGCAGTGCGCTTTCGGAGATTGTTGTAGTTGGATATGGTACACAAAAGAAGGTAAACTTAACCGGAGCCGTAAGTAATGTTTCGGGTACGGAATTAACCACCAGGCAAGCGCCAAATACAACTGCATTATTACAAGGAAGAATGCCTGGAGTACAGGTAGTTCAGAATTCCGGACAACCGGGAGCTGAAAAGGCGACTATTCAAATACGTGGACAGGGGACTTTTAGTGGTGCCGGTAATGACCCGTTGGTATTAATTGACGGTATAGAAGGAAGTCTTAACAGTGTGAATCCCAATCAGATTGAGAGTATTTCTGTATTAAAGGATGCTGCTTCTGCTGCAATATATGGTTCAAGAGCAGCGAATGGAGTAGTGTTGGTGACCACTAAGGCCGGTAAATCCGGAAGGTTAAATGTAGATTATAGTTATAATTTTGGTAGTCAGCGTGCCACGACAATATCTGAAAGGATCACCAATTCGGTACAGTTTATGGAATTGCTGAATAAGGCGATAGCACATACTGGTACCAGTGGCAGTCAAACTTATACACCTGAAGAAATTGAACTATACAGACAAGGTGCCATCACTAACCCAGCTCAATATCCGAGCTATGATTGGCTGGATGCCATTTTCCGCAAAGCACCTATGCAGCAACATTATTTGAGCGTAAATGGTGGTAAAGAAGGTACAACCTATAACTTTGGGTTAGGTTATCTGGATCAGGATGGTATCCTTATTGCGACCGGATATAAAAAATATGATGCTCAATTTAATTTTAAAACCAGCCTGAATAATAAGGTTACTTTTGGAACCAATATTGCATTTTCTACGGGTAATATGCACGAGACTGCATTGAACAATAATTTTGATGGAAATCCAACAGAGGACCAGATCTTAAGTGCCTTAGCTGCTCACCCTACATTTACCCCTAAATTGCCTGATGGAAGTGGAAGATATGCTGCTAAAGCTTTTATTAGGGAAGGCGGAAATAAAAATCCGATAGCAACTGCTGAAAATGGCGGCAGATTTCTTAAAAACTATTATACCCTTGCTTCTGCTTTTCTAGATGTAGACATTCTTCCCGGATTAAAAGGAGAGATCAAAGGTGCTGTAAAGTATAATGATAAACAGACGAAGGTAGATGTAATTGGCATACCAGGATATATGTTCTTACCGGATGCAACTGGTCAGTATCTTTACAATACACAATGGAATGGAACCGTGGGTGAAAATAATCTAACAGTTCGTAATGAGAAAGATGTACAGTACACTGTTTTTGGAACATTAAATTATACCAAGACCTTTAACGAAGTACACAATTTCTCCGCATTATTGGGTGTAAGTCAGGAAACCTTTAGGTATGATCGGTTGCAGGGCTTTAAAAGAAATGCGCCGTCGAGCGAACTAATAGAATTGGGTGCTTATTCACCTGGTGGACAGCTTGCTGATGGTTTTGCTTTCGAATGGGCGCTTCAATCTCTATTTGGGAGGGTTAATTATAATTACAAAGAGAAGTATTTACTGGAAGGTAATTTCCGTTATGATGGATCCTCTCGTTTTCCTACCGGAAATAAATGGGGATTTTTCCCTTCTGCTTCCGCAGGTTGGAGATTGTCGCAGGAAGATTTCTTAAAACCTGTTAAATGGGTGGATAACCTTAAACTAAGGGGTTCATGGGGACAAGTAGGAAATCAGAATATCAACCGAGCCTTGAATGGAGAGCAAATGCCTTATCCATACGAGGAAGTATTAAACCCTGTGTCGTACAATATTGGTGGCTCTTTACAACAAGGGGTAACTCAAACAGATCTAATCAATAGAAATATTACCTGGGAAACTACCACCATAACCGATATAGGTTTAGATTTTAGCTTGTTTAAAGGTTCTTTATTTGGAACTATAGATGTGTATTCTAAAAATACAACAAACATCTTAAGGGCACTACAGGTTCCTGATTTTATTGGAGTCGCAGGACCAACCGTAAACCGGGGACAGATGAACAATAAAGGATTAGAACTTTCTTTGGGCTATGAAAACAAGGTCGGAGATTTCCATTATAAAGTAACAGGCAATTTTGAGACCTATAGAAATAAGGTAGTAAAATTTGGTACCCGAGAAATTAATAGTAGCAACGGTACCATTACACAGGAGGGGCTACCATATAACTCTTATTATATGTACGTATTTGATGGGATCTATCAGAATCAGGCTGAAATTAACAATGGACCGACGCCAATTGTTAAAACATTACCTGGTGATATGAAATACAAAGATATAAATGGAGATGGCAAAATAACAACTGACGATCGTGTCGTTGTAGGTGGTGCATTTCCTAAATTTAATTACGGAATGACCTTTAATTTTGACTATAAGGATTTTGACCTGAGTTTCTTCTTGCAAGGTGTACAGGGACGTAAGATTTATGTTAGAGAGTGGGGGATAGCTCCATTCAGACAAGGAAGTCCGCCGCCTAAGTTCTGGGAAAATGCATGGGACGGAGAAGGTACCTCTAATACCATACCACATATATTTAATGAAAATTATGCTCCGGATACTCAGGTTTCTGATTGGTGGTTACAGGATGCTTCATATCTAAGGTTAAAGAACATCCAGCTAGGTTACAACTTCCCTGTAAAGTTAATTAACCACGCTAAAATTCATGCACTTAGATTATATGTGTCCGGAGATAATCTGGTAACCTTTACCAATTTCTTTAAAGGAAGTGATCCTGAGCGGGCGGCAGCCAATGGCCGGGCAGCCATCTATCCTCAGGCTAAAATTTATTCATTTGGAGTGAAAGTAACCCTTTAA